In Micromonospora inyonensis, the genomic window CGGAAAATGTTGCGCCAGTGCTGGTCAGGGCCGCAGGATGGCCGTGGCGCGGCGGTCTCCGCTTCCCCCGGTTCCGGCCGCCGCGTCCACTTCTCTGACGTCCTGACCTGCGGGTATAGGTCGTCTTCGCGATTACGGAAAGGAGCGGGTCGCCCCGTGCGCGCATTTCTCCGTCGAGCTGTCGAAATTGGTCGCCGCGCGATTGGCATTCGGTGGGAATCCCAGCGAGAACCGGTCCGCTCGGAGGCTCCCAGCGGGCGCGGGACCGCGTACCGGAGTCGGGCGGCCGGACCGCTGCGGCCCTGGCAGGTGCGCGACCGGCTGTTCACCCCGCGCGGCCGGCACGGGGTGGACGCGGCCGAGGTGCGGATCTTCCTCGACCGGGTCGCCGACGACCTGGCCGCCTGCTACGCCGAGGTGGCCCGTGCCCACGCCGAGGCCGACCGGGTCAGGGAGGCCCTGCGGCAGTGGCAGACCGAGATGGCCCAGCGCGGATCAATGGCGGGTGCCCGGTGAGCGAACGGTTCGTGGCGCACCTGCCGTTCACCGCCACCGACCTGCCCGCCGCCCGGCAGTTCGCCGGCACCCTGGCCCGCTCGGTGAGCTTCCTGTCCGAGGTGGACGCCGCCGAGGTCACCGTCAGCTTCGAGGACGAGCAGGGCGTACGGCATCGGGTCTTCTGTGACCTGCCCCTGGCCGACCGCCGCCGCTGCGTGCGCCGGGTCGACCACGACGGACCCTGCTCACCGAAGAGGCCCCGATGAGCGGGACCGCCCCGGCCGGCGATGTGGCCGGCTGCCCGGAGTGTGCCGGCAGCGGTTGCCCGCGCTGCCACTGGCGGGGTCGCCGCCGGGCCCAGATCCTGCTCACCGTCGCCAACCGGGACACCGGCGCGGTCGCCTCGCACCGGGTGACGCCCGCCGACCTGGACCCCCGCCCGGACCCGGCGGGTGGCTGGGTGGCCGACCTGACGCCCCGGGTACGCGAGCTGGCCGCCACCGTCGCCGCCGCGCTCGACCCCGACCCGCTGCTGGTGCGCCTGCCGCCGCAGTGGCGGCCCGACCTGCCCGCCGCCGACCGGCACGCCCACCTGGCGGACGCCCTCGCCGACGCGGCACGCCGCCAGCCGTGGCGGCTCTGGCTGGGCGGACCGGCCGCCGTGCCCCCGGTGGACCCGGCCGCCCGGCTGGCCCGGCTCTGCCGCCTCGCCGACCTGCTCCTGGTCGACCTGGTGGTGGAGGTGCGTCGGCACGGCGACACCCTCCGCTGGGCCGTCCGGTACGAGGTTCCCGGCTCGCCTGTTCCGGCCGGTCCGTTCGTCGGGAGCCCCGACCTGGCGACCGCGTTGGTCCGCACCGACGTGCCGGACGCCCTGACCGGTCTCGCCGAGCGGGGACTGACCGCGCCGGCCCGGCTGCTCGAAGCGGGTCTGGCGTTCCCGGGTGCGCCGCCCGGCGGGCCGATGGGTCCGGTGCCGTCCGATGGGTCGCCGCGCCCGAGGCCGGGCGGGCCGCTGACCCCGGTGCCGCCCGCCGGGCACGTCGACGATCCGGTCCGCCGGCTGGAGCGGCGCGTCCGCGCCGAGCTGGTCGCGCCGGTTGAGGGCACCGACCGGCCGGGCGCGCAGGCCACCCGGCGGGACGGCCACTGGTGGCACTCGGGCCTACGCGCTCCCGCCCGCCCCGACGGTCCACGCGACCAGCCGACGCTGTACCGGGTCGTCGAGCCACCCGACCCGGCGTACCTCGGTGAGGTCGTGCCCGGCGGCCCCTGCCCGGACTGCCGGGCGGAGAGCTTGACCCGGGCCTGCCGGTGCGTGGCCGGCGGTCGCCCGGCCACCGACTGCGACCGCTGCCGCGGGACCGGCCGACGGCGGTCCGCGCTGCGCTGCGCCACCTGCGGCGGCAACCGGCGGCTGCGCCGCAGCGTGCTGGTCACCATCACCGACCTGCGGCACCGGGTGGTGCACCTGACCTGGCACGCCGGCACCCCGGAGGTGACCTGCGAGGTCACCACCACCCCCGGCGGGCGGCCGGTGGTGCGGCTTCCCGAGCGGTACCGGCTGGGCGCCTGGGCGCGCGTGTTCGGCGTACGCCCGGAGGACCTGGCGGAGGCCGACGGCGGCCACGCCATCCCCCGTGAGCTGCGCGACGGGTGCGTCACGCTGCCCTGGCCGGGTGCCGACCCGGTGGGGGAGTACCTCCGTGCGGTGGGTCGGGGGCTGCCCGCCGGCCGGCTCGTCGTCACCGCGCTACGACCCGACGTGCCCCCGCTGGCCGAGCTGGTCCGGCTGGTGGTCGGCCTGGACCTGGCGCTGCACGTCAGCCTCCTCGACCTGCGGCAGCACGCCGGGCATCCGCTACGGGCCGACGGTCGATACTGGGCCGTGGAGCTGCGCCCCCGGGACGCCCCGGTGCACCCGGACGACCTGCCGACCCGACCCAGCCTGGCGGCGGCCCTGGAGGACTGCCTCGTCCACCTCGCCGACGACCTGGCCGGGCTGGTGCCGGCCGACCCGGACGTGCCGCTGCCGGTGCCCGGCACGAGCCCCTGCGCGCCGGTGCCGGACCCGGAGCCGGGCCTGCTGCGGCTCGCCGCCGCGCACCCCGGCCGGGCGGTCACGCTGCGCTTCACCCGTGCCGGCCACACCGCCCACCGGCATGACGACGACGGCGTACGCCGGCTGGCGGACCAGGGTCACCTTCCGGCGTGACGTCGACAGCCCGCCCGGGGTGGTGGTCACGTGCCGGCCGGAAGGGTCCCGGGGGCGAAACGCTCGAAGAGCTGGCGGATCTCGTCGCGTCCGCGCCGGACGGTCCGCAGCAGGGCCGCCGGGTCCGCCCCCGGTGGCAGCGGCACGTCCGTGGTCAGGTCGCGGATGCCGAACCCCCGGGACATCCAGGCGGCGAGGGCACGGCGGTGCCGGGCGAGGTCGGCGTCGTCGGGCAGGGCCCACACGTCCGTCCGGTACGCCGTGTCGTCCCGACCGGTCCCGGCAAGCAGCCCGGAACGGCGGATGAGGCAGGGATAGCAGCACCCGCACTGGGCGAAGCGGCTGGCACCACGGTTCTCGGGAGGCTGACCACAGCTCACCGTCTCCGCCAGGGTGGGCAGCGGCAGGCCGGCGGTCAGCGCCCGACGGCACACGTCACCCTTGGTGTCGTCCACCAGCGGGTTGACCACCGTCACGTCTCCGCCGACGGCCGCGATGAGCCGGTTGAGCAGGTGCAGGGTGCGCGGATGCACCGATCGGGTGGAGGAGGCGGCCAGCCGGGAGGCGGTCAGCGGAGGATTGACCGCGAGCTGCCCGTTCTCGGGTACGGCGACCTCGCGGACCCGGTGCGCGGCGGCGACGTGGACCGCCGTGGCGAGGTAGAGCAGCCCCCGCGAGCGCGAGCTGAGTTCCAGTGGCGGCCCGAACCCCTTGACCTGTTGCAGCACCTGCCGGCGTTCCACCGCTCGTGCGCCCAGTCGGCGGAGGGCGGCGAAGACCTGGTTCTGGCGGGTCTTCAACGTCCCCTCGTAGTAGGAGACCAGCAGGAGCGGGCCAGCGTCCACGCCGATCCGCTGCGCCACCCAACCGGTGGAGTCCAGGCCCCCGGAGAAGAGCGTGACCTCCTCGGCCGGGTCACCCTCGAACAACCGGGTCGGTACGGTCCGGAGCGCTGCCGCACCGCCGTGGAAGCCCACCGTCCAGCGGTCCGCCGTGAGCAGCTCCAACAGGGCGGTGAGCAGTGGCTCCACCCGGTCGGACCACCGTTCCGGCTCGATGACCTGGACCGACAGGGTGAGATCCCGGGTCCACCGGTCCGGGGCGGTGGCCCGGCGGGAGAGCTTGTCGACGAGGTACACCGCCTTGGCGACCTGGAGCAGGTCCTGGGCCCAGACCGGCGGTACGTCCGGGGCCGGGGCAAGGTTGTTGGTGATCGCGCTCGGGCCGGCGCGGAAGTGCCGCTCGTCCAGGGCCCGGTAGTGCCCGGGGAACCGGCGGTAGCGGCCGGTGGTGAAGTGGTAGGCGTGGCGGCCGGTGGTCATGGATGCTCCTCCCGCAGACCGAGGGCAAGCTCCACCGCGTCGGTCACCAGCTCCCGCGCGGTCTCCGCGAGCCGGCCGGGGCCGGGTGCCCGACGCTCGGCCCCGTCGCACGGGTCGGGGATCAGGTCGACGACCTTCCGGGCGACGGCTGCGGTGATCAGACCGGTGGGGTCGACCGGCAGCACCAACGGGACGCTCTCGGCGATGCTGGCCCGGACGAACTCACCCATGAACTCGCCGAAGAAGAACCGGTAGGCGGTGCAGAACACTTCTCCGGTGACGCGGGCCGACGGGACGCCGGAGTGGACCGCCGACGCCAGCGTCGGGTCGTCGGCCAGCAGCCTCTCGGCGGTACGGCGGGCGGCGCGTCGGGCGACGGCGTCACCGATCAGTCCGCCGTCGCCACCGACGGCGGCGACGAACCGGGCGACGAAAGCGTCCTCGCGGTCGTCGGCTGTCCCGTCCGGGATGCCGGACAGCAGACCCGACCTGCCGGCGAACAGGTCGGCGAGGGCGTCGACCAGGCGCGCTCCGGAGCCCAGGGCGGCCGGGCGTAGCCCGGACATGTCCGGGTCCTCGCCGAGTGCCTTCGCCAGCAGCCGCCGGAAGCGCTCCGCGTCCTGCTCGGCCGTGGTCGCCGCATCCACTGGCGTCGTGTCCGGGGTGGGCCCGTCCGGTGCGGAGCCGGCAGCGTCACCCGGGCCCTCCGCACCGGCCGACCAGCTGCGGAGTTGCCCGAGGACGCGTCCCCAGGAGGCGACCCGGGGTGTTGGCAGCCTGCTCGACGTCCCCATCCGCACCCCGTAGACGTTGGCGATGATCGATGGCAATTGTATGGACACTGAACGTGGTCGTCCATGTTCACTGGGTATTGAGTCTGTTGTGGATACTGCTTACTGGACTCTGTCGGCAATCCGACACTCCCTCGTGGAGTGTGCTGACGGTTCGGCCGAAGCCCCGGTTGAGCTGCGCTTCGACCGGTCGAGGGGTCGGCGGCTCCTCACCGGTCATGCAGTCCCGTCGATCAGGCCAGGTGGGGGCCATCCGGAGAGGTACTCGCGTCCCGGTGGCCGTGGGTACCGTGTCGGGCACCCTGGGGAGGCTGGAGGACCACCGGTGACGCTGCTGCGCGACCTGATCGACATCCCGACGTCGGTCGGCGAGGGCGACTTCGTCGTCAAGGCGGCCGAGGGGGCCGACCTCGACCGGTACGTGGTCACCGACCAGCTCCGGGAGAACTTCACCAGCGCGCTCCAGCGGATCGGGCACGCGGTCAACACCGGCCGCTCCCAGGCGGTCTTCCTGCACGGCTCCTTCGGCTCCGGCAAGTCACACTTCATGGCCGTGCTGCGGGAGATCCTCGCGCACAACCCGTACGCCCGGCAGATCCGTGGCCTCGAAGGGCCGGTGGTCGCCGCCGACCCCTGGCTCAAGGGGCGGCGCTTCCTCTCCCTGACCCTGCACATGCTCGACGCCCGCTCCGTCGAGCAGGCCATCCTCGAGGGATACCTGCGCCACGTCACCGCCCGCCACCCGGACGCGCCGGTCCCCGCCGTGCACCGCTCCGACGCGATGCTGGAGGACGCCGCCCGGCTGCGCCAGACCCTCGGCGACGACAGGTTCTTCGCGGCGCTGCGCGAGGGCGGGGCCGCGCCGGGGGCGTCCGGGGGCGGCCTGGCCGCGCAGCGCGCCCGGCGGGAGGGCTGGACCCCGCAGCGGTACGCGGAGGCAGCCGCGCAGCCGCCCGGCACCAAGGACCGCGACGCCCTGGTCAGCGCGCTGACCCAGACCTTCTTCAGCGGGGCGGTGCACAGCAGCGAATACCTCGACCTGGACACCGGCCTCGCCGTCATCACCCGGCACGCCAGGGCCCTCGGGTACGACGCGCTCGTCCTCTTCCTCGACGAGCTGATCCTCTGGCTCTCCGGCCGGATCGCCGACCACACCTTCGTCAACACCGAGGGTGCCAAGCTCAACAAGCTGGTCGAGTCCGCCGACGCGGCCCGACCGTTGCCGCTGGTCTCCTTCGTGGCCCGGCAGCGCAACCTCGAGGAGTTCCTCGGCCCGCAGGTCGGCGGCACCGAGCGGGAGGCGCTCGCGCACGTGATGCGCAGTGTGCAGGGACGGCTCGGCGAGATCGTCCTCGCCGACACCAACCTGCCGGAGATCACCGAGAAGCGGCTGCTCAAACCCCATGACGACGCCGCCCGGCAGGTCATCGACAACGCCTTCGCGGCGGTGAAGCACAACCGCGAGGTGTGGGACACCCTCCTGCTCGGCGCACAGTACGGTGACGCCGGCATCGGCTCGGACGCCACCGCCTTCCGGCAGCTCTACCCCTTCTCGCCGGCCCTGGTGGCGACCCTGGTGGCCCTCTCGCAGGCATTGCAGCGCGAGCGGACCGCCCTGAAGGTGATGACCGAGCTGCTGGTCGACCGGCGGGACACCCTGAAGGTCAACGACCTGATCGGGGTGGCCGCCCTCTTCGACCCGCTGGTGCTGCACGGCGAACTGCCCGACCGCCCCAAGCTCCGCCAGCAGTTCGAGGCCGCCCGGAGCCTCTACCTGCGCAAGCTGCGGCCCATCCTGCTCGCCCTCAACGGCATCGACGACGAGCGGGCCGCC contains:
- a CDS encoding DivIVA domain-containing protein; its protein translation is MRWESQREPVRSEAPSGRGTAYRSRAAGPLRPWQVRDRLFTPRGRHGVDAAEVRIFLDRVADDLAACYAEVARAHAEADRVREALRQWQTEMAQRGSMAGAR
- a CDS encoding 7-cyano-7-deazaguanine synthase; translated protein: MTTGRHAYHFTTGRYRRFPGHYRALDERHFRAGPSAITNNLAPAPDVPPVWAQDLLQVAKAVYLVDKLSRRATAPDRWTRDLTLSVQVIEPERWSDRVEPLLTALLELLTADRWTVGFHGGAAALRTVPTRLFEGDPAEEVTLFSGGLDSTGWVAQRIGVDAGPLLLVSYYEGTLKTRQNQVFAALRRLGARAVERRQVLQQVKGFGPPLELSSRSRGLLYLATAVHVAAAHRVREVAVPENGQLAVNPPLTASRLAASSTRSVHPRTLHLLNRLIAAVGGDVTVVNPLVDDTKGDVCRRALTAGLPLPTLAETVSCGQPPENRGASRFAQCGCCYPCLIRRSGLLAGTGRDDTAYRTDVWALPDDADLARHRRALAAWMSRGFGIRDLTTDVPLPPGADPAALLRTVRRGRDEIRQLFERFAPGTLPAGT